The Sciurus carolinensis chromosome X, mSciCar1.2, whole genome shotgun sequence DNA segment AGACTGAATTCTGAGCTGATCTTCTTAAATGAATCATGCTGAGTCTTGAAGCTTGGATAggactcaggaagcagagaggagtaAATTTTCTCTGGAGAGAGGAAGGGTGTGAGAAAAGGTGAGAAGGCAAGAATGTACATTTTGTATTTACCaagaatatttcatttgtttggtCAGAACTGAGAATTTGCATAGGTAAAAATGTCTAAGACACGATAGATTCTTAAGAAAAACCTGATGAATGAATGAGATTCGAAAGGCAAGTTTCACATTGGAAAGGACCTTGACTACTGAATTGAGAAATCTGAATATTAGCTAGTTCTTAACATCCACATCTGTTCCAAATGGTGGAAAGAAAGGGATGTTCTTGGGCAAGTCTCTTATACATTTTTCTCACTGAATAACCAGGAAAGATAGAGACAAGTGGGAGTCTAAAAGTGACCTGTTTCCAAATTGAGGGAGGAAACACTCCATACTGGAATTTTAAGATATCCAACATCCCTCAGACTAAAGGGTGTCACAGAATATTgactgaaagaataaataaatacatttattttatacaagTCATGCTTGTATTTGAGAATAGTGTCTGAAATTATTTCAGTCAATATTACTACATTTTTGAAGTTTAtgaagcatttatttattaaataatatgctcTAAGACTCTTTTAGGGCCTTAGATTACAAAAGTCCTTTTGATGCCATATCTGAAGTGTTAGACTAAacccttttatgtatttatttcaaattaattatttttgtggtgttggggattgaacccatgctcTTGCACAtgtgagaaagcactctaccactaaactgtacttccaattctttttattttgagaaaggatctcactaaattgcttagactgACCTTGAAATTTTGATTCTCTTGCCTCGatctcccaagtggctggaattataggtgaACACCACTGTACCaggcttgtttttattttttggtgcaggagatccaacccagggccttgtgcatgctaagcacatactctcccactgaactataCTAAAcccttttaaataactttaaccAGATTAAGCTGTCCCTGGTAGGtagttttcatatttatttggtatttgttttctgttttcttccagatAAGTTTGTGGCAACTGACAACTTAAGTAAtgcaaaataatttgattatgacaactgagaaaaagaaaaatgtgttgcGTTTTGAGGTTATCATTTCCTTGACCATCATAAACAGGCCAGCATCTATTTCATCTTCATTCATAATGACATAAACCAAAATGATAATGGAATGACAGTGAAGGATATGAGTCTCTGGCTGTTCTGTGACACAATTTGTTAGTTTTAGGCTTTGgttcttttacattttcagtCAAACTCTAAAAAATTTTCAGCTGAGAGGAAATGCAAATATCaggtagaatttaaaaaatcattctgggCCCAATTACAATGCAGCATTAACTTATTCCAGAATGTTCAGTATTACTGAGAAGATGCCTTTGGTGATGGTCAAAGTGACTTGTAGTTTACAAAGCATGTGGGCATGCTTTTTGAAGAAAGTAGACAAGATAATTTGAGCTGTCGTTTCAGGTAATAAAATAGAATCAAGTGATAAATCATTTGAGCTGTATGTATAAATGGACTGTGACACAGCTAAATTAGTCACAACTGCCCACTGTAGGCCAACTTCATGATAGATAAAGGGCTATAAATCAGTTAGTAAAACTCCTTTACAGCCAGCCCTGATCTGTTTGTAAGCACGAACACAATTCTATGGTTACAATCAACAAAGAAGTATCCCATCAGCCCACCAAGCTCAGCCAAACTCATATCTCACTGCAGTTTTATAGAGGTTAGCATATCGCATGAGCCAAATATTGTTCTCCAACTTAAAATATGGTACTGCTAGGAGAAAGTGTAAGTCCTGTTCTTCAGTGCTAATGAAACAGAAGCATTCATAGATATTGTGTTTAGTGTGAACTGATAATTGAAGTATAGATAAATATGTTataatagaactttttttttaatggtactgaggattgaatccaggggtgcttaaccactaagccacatccccagcccttcttatttttttatttgtgacagggcctcactaagttaatgaggttggtcttgaactgtgatcttcctgcctcagtctccaggtctctgggattacagggatgcacctccgcacctgttttgttttgttttaatattttttagatgttgatggttctttattttattcatttatttatatgtggtgctgagaattgaacccagtgcctcacacatgctaggcaagcgctctaccactgagctgcagccccaggccctgcACCTGGTTTtaatagaacatttttaaaagccaagaaAGATAAGTATTaggcatttgaaaatatataactaTGAACTAGGAAGAGAGAAATGGGGGGCGGGTTCTGAAGATTCTGCTGGGGGTGTGTCCTCAGCGCGGCTAGCTACCattcccatggaaaccagagcCTGGGTTCTTGGGGATTGTGACTACCAAGATGGAAAAGTAGAAAGTGGTGACCAGTAACTGGTCCTCTTTCTTCCCAGACTCTTACCCGAGACTTCACAGAGCGACTACTTTCCTTAAAGTCCCTCGTGAAGGTGGTGCGTTGAACCCGATACAAAGAGACCACTGACCCGCCGTCTTGATGGCCACATCTTCGTGTCCCCTTCCATCTCAGGCTGTCCCACAGTCCTCTGTCCATGACCTGTCCCGAATAACCAGCAGCCTTTACATCAGTAACGGTGTAGCTGCCAACAACAAACTCGTGCTGGCCAGCAATCACATCACCACGGTCATCAATGCCTCAGTAGAGGTGGTAAACACATTCTTCGAGAACATTCAATACATACAGGTACCGGTGGCGGATGTTCCCACCTCACACCTCTATGACTTTTTTGACCCTATTGCTGATCACATCCACAGCGTGGAAATGAAGCAGGGCCGCACGCTGCTCCACTGCGCTGCAGGAGTGAGCCGTTCAGCTGCCCTCTGCCTCGCTTATCTCATGAAATACCATGCTATGTCCCTGCTGGATGCCCACACGTGGACCAAGTCTTGCCGACCCGTCATTCGGCCCAACAACGGCTTTTGGGAACAACTTATCCATTATGAATTCAAGTTGTTTAGTAAGAACACTGTACGCATGATTGACTCCCCAATGGGAATGATCCCTGACGTCTATGAGAAGGAGGTTCAATTGATGATGACGCTGTGAGCCATTCCAGCCAGCCCCTGACATCTGTACTAGACCCTACATCCGAACTGAACATGAACTTATGCCTTTGGATGGTAAAGAAAATTGGCGGAAACCTTGTAGATGGGCAAGAAAAAGGGAGGGGAGTTGAAGTTTTTAATGTAGTAATTTTTatcttcaaagaataaaaagcatttgatataaGATACTGAAATGTTTCCTATTTTGTAAGGAGCAGGTCAGGCTGTGGGGGTGTAGCAGGCATAGGGTAGGACAGGTGATGCCCAGCGTAGATGGACCTGCCAGTAGCACCTTTTGCAAGTGGCAGACCAGAAATCCTGAGCCTTGCCACAAGCTGAGTAACCCAGGAATGAGTCCCCCACCCATACCAAGCCAGTGTACTTCTCCTGGTGAGTGCAAACCTACTGTATAAATGGCCTTGAAGGCTTCAAGCTGGGCTCCAGAAAACATAGGGTATCCTCAGGCCATCCCTACCACCTTCAACCACAGTGGCCCAACCCTGCTTATCTATAtcttatttattatgtatttatttgtttgttttgttgcaatactggggaccgaacccagagtcttgcacatattaggcaagtactctactgagctacatccttagtaaCCAAcaccctccaccccacccacccctgtaagtttgtttttatttttttttttatttttttttttttttgcggtgctggggattgaacccagggccccatgcttgcaaggcaagcactctacccacagagctatatccccagccccttgtttctgttttttgagacagCGTATTGGTTGCtacattgctaaggctgacctgatacttgtgatctttctgcctcagcctccagagtagctgggattatagacatataCTACCATACCCAGCTAAACCATTCCACTCTATAAAGTTGAAATCACTTTTTTGAGTGCTGACAAAGTCTCAAGATGTCCTCAGTGAGCCCCTCATAAACTTTTGTGAAAAGAGACATTAATTCTGTTCCTAGGGCTCGTGCTGAATGGTCCTGACAATAGACTTCAGGGGTTCCTCTCATGGACCTTGGATTGGAAGGCTGGATCTACTGGACATGACCTAGCCCTGTCACCTCTAAAATCTCCTGCCATTGTGAGCTggggcctctctgagcctccgtttCCTGTCAAAAGCAACCACAGCCCTTCTCTGAAGTAGTTGTTGTGAGGGTACCTGACACATGAATGGTTTCACACTCAGAATAAAGGACGAACATAACTCTTTAGCTCCTTTGGTTGGGGTCAACACATTCATCTGTAAATAGCATTTCTCCCTCTTGTgcacagcctttttttttttttttcccaaaatgctCTTCTAAATAATCATTCAGtgtataaaaacaaatgatttaaGGTCCTTTCAGACACTACCTCTGAGGAGACCTAGATTCAGAGCCTTTTCagagtttttttgtgtgtttagaCCCCTACTCTCCCACTCcatgctttatttaaaatctaGAGTAAGCACCCTAGTCTTGCTAACCACCAGGATCCATGTGGGGGTGCTTGCCAAAGGGTTGAATGAGTGAATCCCACAAGTAGGCCCTGGAATACAAGGATTGTTCAAACTCCCCAAATGCCTAGGGCTCTGACTTGGGTCCAGTTATTCTAATCCAGAGGTTTTTAGGGGGGGGGGGACAAAAAGCACAATCACTCAGGAAGAAGCAGACCCCCTGTGAAGTTCAAAAACGCTTTCTCTTCAAACCCATCCCCACACCTACACCCCCACAAAGGAAGTGGGGTGGGTAGGGAATAAAAATTGCTGCTCTAAATAGATCCTCTTCTTTCCTAGGTGGAAAAACAGGCCCACAGAACAAAAGAGTTGATGTGGCAAAGCACCTGCAAAGTAACCTTTCTGACAGAAACCAAGatgagaaatttctttaaaagtatttttaagggctggggagatagctcagttggtagagtgctttgccttgcaagcacaaggccttgggttcaaatccccagcacaacaagaaaaaaaaaaaaaagtatttttaaaagcatttgagTACATACATGTGGGAgggtgtttccatttttttttttttaatatctaaattaACACACCATAAAATGAACTCGTCATACAGTTTAATGAGTTTTAACACATGTAGATTCAGGTAACTACTACCACAATCAGGATACAGAGCAGCTCCATAACACCCAAGATTTCCCTCATCCTTCCCCTTTATACTCAAACAAACCCCAACCTCTGGTAAACACTAATCCGTTTTCCTTCATTATAGATTTGCCTTTAACAGAATGTCACATGGAATTATACAAGATGTAATTTCTGGAGACTGACTTCTTTTGCTCAGAATGTCTTTGAGATTTACCCATGTTGCATTTCGTTGTATGGTTGTGCCACAATTTGTTTTCCATCCACTGTTGAAGGATATTAGGGTTTATATTAGTTTCACAGGagatgccataacaaaataccaaaatctgagtggcttaaaacaatagcaattcattttctcatagttctggagtcaAGAAGTCCTAAATCAAGGAGTTGACAGGGTCATACACCCTTTGGAAACTATAAAGAGACTCCCTTTGGCTCTTCCTAGCATCTGGTGGTGCTGGGCAATCCTTGGCATTTCTTGACTTGTAGATGTATCACTCCAGTCTCTGTCTCAGTGATCACATCTTTTCTAGTGTGTCTTCACATCCATCTTCCATCTGTGCATTTCGGTCGccaaattttcctcttctt contains these protein-coding regions:
- the Dusp21 gene encoding dual specificity protein phosphatase 21, giving the protein MATSSCPLPSQAVPQSSVHDLSRITSSLYISNGVAANNKLVLASNHITTVINASVEVVNTFFENIQYIQVPVADVPTSHLYDFFDPIADHIHSVEMKQGRTLLHCAAGVSRSAALCLAYLMKYHAMSLLDAHTWTKSCRPVIRPNNGFWEQLIHYEFKLFSKNTVRMIDSPMGMIPDVYEKEVQLMMTL